A stretch of DNA from Nitrosopumilus zosterae:
TCAAAAAATATTTGCATGTTTTTTCTTATTTTTTTTGTTAATATCTATAAGTTTGTTTATGTTGTACAAACTAATATCATGATACATTTTTCATAGTTATTAAATTCAACAAAATATTTTTATTCTTCTCTTTTTTGATAAATTCTTTCTTTTGGGTACAGAGTTGAAAATAACTTATTTCCAATCGTACCAAACATAGATTCATTTTGTCCAAGAATAAGTATTCCATTCTCAGTTAATGAGTCTGCAAATTTTTTAAAAATTTCCATGTATCTCTGTTTATCATAGTAGATCAACACATTTCTGCAAAAAATCATATGGAATTTCTTTTCTGCAATTCTCATCATGTCTATATTTTCATATTTTATTTGATTACTTATGTTGGATTTGATTTGATATTGATCATATTCTAATTTTTGAAAATACTTTACCCTTCTTTCTGTATTGATATTTGCTAAATTTGCATCTCTGTAAATTCCTTTTTTTGCACGGCTAATTGCATCTAAATTAATATCATTTGCAAAAATTTCATATTTAACATCTCTTGATTTTAATGCTTCATTTAGTGTTATTGAAACACTGTATGGTTCTTCACCTGTTGCACATCCGCAACTCCATACATACACAGTATGAACTTTTGATTTATTTATTAAATTTGGAATTATTTCCTTCTCCAGTTTCTCCCAAACATGTGGATCTCTAAAAAACTGTGTTACATTAATTGAGAATGCTAAATAAAGATTATTTGCCTCCTCCAAATTTGTAGATAGCAGTTTTAAATATTCGTCAAAATTCACAATTCCATTAATTTCCATTCTGTAACGAATTCTTCTTTCTAAAAATGCAGCTTTGAAATCATCTATGTTTTTTCCTGTTTTTGTCCTTACTTCCATTCTTATTTTATCTAAAATCGTGTTAATTTCTGACTCCGTCAAATTATTCCACTTTTCATTTTTTCTTTTCTAATCGTATACTTGATTATCATGATGCAAAATTCCTATAAGTTTTTTAACAAATCGTCAATTGCGTCATTTTGACCACCTAGCAAATTTGTATTTGATTTGTCTGAATACTTGTTTTCTTCAATATCTTTTGAGTCATGGGAAATCAATTTTTTTGCATGTTCAGGATGTTGAATGATGATCATATGGATTTCCGTTTTACTATTTTTTCCTGTTAGTAACACATCTGCAATTACAATATCTTCACTGTTGCTATTGACATCGTTTGTAGGTTCTGATAATAATTCCTCTAATTCTCCTTCTTTGAATGTTGGTGTGGATAAATCTATTCTAAATCCTGTATCTTTAGATAATGCATTAAAAAATGACCCCGTTAAAATATTGGCAACTTCTTGCAATGCTGATTCGCCCATTTCATCAATCATATTAACTTCGGAACCTAGTAATTTTGATGCAATTTTCATTGCATCTTCAAGTCTTAAGGTATATAGTAACTCTATGTGGATATCTCCTTTACCGTTTAATCTAACTGAATGTAATTTTATTTGTTTGGATGTTAAACAGATGTTTCTTACATTTACGTTATTTTCTAGGATGGTTAATTTGTGTTGTATCGGTTCTTTCAATAATGTGGAAAAAACTTCACATGTTTTTTCTGTAATATAATCATTGAATGTTGAGGATAATTTTTTAATTTCAATTTTTTGCAAGTTCATGTTTTAACTCCTATTGAATTATTGTTGATGGATCTATTACTAGAGCGACTTTTCCATCTGGAAGTATGGTAGCATTTGAAAACAAATTCGTTGATTCATTTCTGTCTAATTTTTTAATTACAATTTCTTGATTTCTTTCAAATTTATCCACCACTAACCCATAATTTTTTCCATCATTTTCAATTATTACTACTGTCAGTGGTTTTGATTTATCTGATTCATTAATTTTCATATCAAATAATTCATTTAGTTTTATCAAAGGAATTATTTTATCTCTAAGTCTAATTACTTCAGTTCCATGCAATGAAGTTATTTCATTCTGTTTTATTTGGAGTGTAGTTGTAATACTTGAAAGTGGAATTGCAAATTTTTCCTCTGATATCACTACTAGTAATCCTCTAATTATTGAAAGACTCAAAGGTAAAGACAATTCAATAGTGGTTCCATTACCTCTCTCACTGTTGATTTTGACTGTTCCTCCAACTGACTCAATTTGTGAAATTACTACGTCCATTCCTACCCCTCTTCCTGAAATGTCTGTTACTTCTTTTGCGGTGGACAAACCTGGAGCTCCAATTAATTGAACTGCTTCTTGATGCGATATTTTCTCTGCTTCTTCTTGAGTGATGATTCCGCTTTCTATAGCTTTTTCTTTTACTCTGTCTACATCAATTCCTCTTCCGTCATCATTGATTATGATGAGAACATTTTCTCCTTTTCTTGAAACTGTGAGTGTGATATTGCCTGTTTCTGGTTTTCCACAAATTGTTCGTTCATCAGGTGATTCAATGCCATGATCTGCGCAATTTCTTAGAATGTGTAATAATGGATCTGTAATAGAATCTAAAACACTTCTATCCAATTCAATTCCAGAACCATCCATGCTCAAATTGATTTTCTTTGATAATTTTTGAGATGTGTCTCTTACTGTTCTATTGAATCTACCAAAAATCTGATCTATTGGGACAAGTCGAATTTGCATCGACTGATATTGTAAATCTGTGATTAATCTATCAATTTCTGTTACTATTTGTTTTAAATTTTCATGTTTTTCATTTTCAATTGTTTGCTGTAATTGCATTTTTGATGTCAATAATTCTCCAACTAAATTTACAACAGAGTCCAAATCCGACATTTTTACTCTTATTGTAGGTGATGTTGTTGCTTTGACGGATTCTTGTATGGGAATATTTTGAATTTCTTGTTCTGGTGATTCTAGTTTTTTTAAATAAGGTGCTAAATCCACTTTTAATTTGTCATCTGATATCATTTGTTGTAAAAGATCAATGCATACAAAAAGTGCACTGGTAAGATCATGTGTTAATTTTTCTGTTCCTTTTCTAATATTGTCAAATATGTTTTCAATATTTTTGCATAATTCTCTTGTATCGTCATAATTCATTGTAGATGCCATGCCTTTGATAGTATGAGCTGACCGAAAGATTTGATCTAAATATGATCTATTTTCTGGCTGTTCTTCCAATTGTAATAATGTCTTGTTCATTATTTCTATATGCTCTAATGCTTCGGAAACATACATCTCGCGATAATTATTCTCAGACAAGATTTTGCATTTCCTCATAAATTTTTATTGGTATTTCATTTATTCCTACTACGTGATCAGCGGCATCAAGATCAATTACAGCTTTTGGCATTCCAAAAATCACACATGTTTCTTTATTTTGAACAATGGTGTGACCTCCTCTTTTTTTTATTGTTTTCATACCAAATCCTCCATCATGACCCATCCCTGTAAGTACTACACCTATCACATTTGATCCGTATACTTCTGCTGCAGAAACCATTGTCATGTTAACTGATGGTCTAACTCCAAATCTCTTTTCACTTGAATCTAAGTGAATCCTTCTATTCGGAAGAACAATCATATGATAGTCTCCAGGTGCTACTAGGATTTCATGATCTCTGATTTCATCTCCTTCATTAGCTTCTCTTACTATGAATCCTGTTTTTTCTGATAATCTATTGGCAAACTGTTTTGTAAATTCTTTTGGCATATGTTGTACTACCAAAATTCCAGCGGCAATATTTGCAGGTAGTTTGCTTAACACTTTTTGAACCATTCCTGGTCCTCCAGTTGATGAGCCGATTACTATTAATCGTTCAGATGAATTTGATTTTGTAAAAATTTTTTTACTTGGCTTAAGTGAATAAATTTTTTCTGTAATCAATTGTATTGGATCTGATTTTGCAGAAATTTTTATTTTTGTTAATAATTCTTCTTGCAGCTTTTTGTCATCTATGTCTTTTAATGGTATGGTGACAAAATCTACTGCGCCGTTCTCTAATGCATCAAGAACTACTTTCGATCCGTCTTGTGAAAAACTGCTTACTATTATTGTTGGAATCATCATTTTCATTTTTTCCATATTTTCAATGAAAGTCATTCCATCCATTGTTGGCATTTCCAAATCTAACAAAATTACATCTGGTTTTCTCTTGGATATTTTTGCTAATGCATCTTCACCGTTTACTGCTGTCCATTTAATTTCAATTTCATCCACATTAATCAAATCTGATATGTATTTTCGCATAAGATTTGAGTCATTTACAATGCCTACGCTGATTGGTATTGTTTCTTCTTTTAACATGCATAACATCTCCTTGATAAAAATCTCATATCTTTTGATTCAAAATTAGCCATATTTTTTAAATTAAAAAATTCATAATAATGTGGTGTATGTCTGCGTCGAACAGACTAAAACATGATTTACTCTTAATTCTGATTTAACCCATTCTGAACTTCATGAGCCCGTATTAATGAGATTCGTAATTGATCATATAGCGATGGATTGTTTTCTTTTTTTGCTCTAATTTTTAATTCAATTAAATTTTCTACTATGTTTTTCATATATTCTTGTTTCCATCCGATGATGTCATTTTCTTTATTACTTGATTCAAGATCAATTTTATCCCACATAGTGTTTAAATTGATATAATTTGAGCACATTATCTTTTCATACCCTGTTTTAAAGATAAAAACAACGGCTAAAACCGTCTGATTTCAATTCCAAAATGGAAATAGTCTAATAATGAAATGACGCAGTTTTTATCTTTATGCGTCTTGATTAATTATAGCTTCTATTTCTGGAATAATTTCATCATTATTGTTCTCTACTATATCTTCTGATTCTATTTCCACAGATTTTGCATTCATTGATGTGTCATTTTTAATGTGTTCTTTGGTTTCATTCAAGAACTTGGACACATCTACTAGAATAATTAATTTTTCATTCATTTTAGCTATTCCTTTGATGTAATTCTCTTCAAATGCACCTTGTGGGGATTCCTCTACATCTTTTGTTGATATTCTTAATACTTCGTTCACCTCATCAACTAGGAGTCCTGTGAGAGTATCGTTTACATCTGCAACGAGTATTCTTTGTTTTTCAATTTCAGTTGTATTCGAATTTGATAATCCTATTTTTTTGTTCACATCAATAATTGGGATAATTTTTCCTCTTAAATTCATCACTCCTCTAACATATGGTTTTGATTTAGGTATTTTTGTAATTGCTTCAACAATTTTAATTTCTTTAACTTGATCAATTGGTACTGCATAATTACCCTTTTTTGAAGATTTTTCTGAAATGGTAAATGTAACAACTTGTATTGTCTCATTTAACACTGTTTGTGTTGACATGAAATGATTTTAAAATAATGCATGATAATTATTTGTTTGTTTAATGTGAACAATCTCATATTCTGTCTATCATATGTTATTCCAGTTTATTTTTGATTTTGACAGTTTTTTTATGCATACATGATTAACGTAAAATTCTCTTTAAATTATTTTTAAATTTAAAAAATAACTGTTGTCTGGAATTTTTAAAATAAATCTTTGACTCTTTTTTTATTTGATATTTCCTTTTTTTAGTTTTTCAACAATTTCCTTGATCTGTGGCTTGACTATTTTTCCTGCATCAATATCTCTACATGCTTCTTCCATGCCTGTCATTTCCATTATTTCTGTAATTGGCGTTCCAATTATCACATATCCTTTGACGTTGTTATTTTCATCAAATGTTGGACTGACTACTGTTTTTGTCCAGAATCTTTTGCCATCTTTTGTTTTATTTCTAAGATATGTCTGAAATATTTTTCCACTTGAAATTGTTTTCCACAGTAAATCGAATAATTTCTCATCATGCCAATCTGATTTGAAAATTCTATGCATCTCGCCTTTTAATTCCTCTTCGGGGAACTTTGAAATATCTAAGAAAAAGTGATTTACATAATCACTTATTCCATCAACATCTGTAGTTGATATGATTGTTGATGAATCTAACACATTTGTGATTTCTGATAATGTTCTTGCATCTTTATATGCATCTTTTAGACTCTTTGTTTCTTTGTCTTTTGCTTTAACAATATCTTCAAAACTCTCTAGATTTGTTTGTGCTACAGATAAAACTTCTTCACTTGCAGCAGTAGCCTCTTCTGTTCCACTTGAAACTTCTTCTGTTGCCACTGAAATTTCTTGCATTTGTGAAACGACTTCTGAAATTGATACTGAAATATTCTTAATTGATGTAAGTATATTTGTAATTACTTCATGAGCATCTTGAACAATACTGTTTCCTTTTTCAATACTGCCTGTTGTTTTGTCTGATGAATTTTTTAATGAACTCACAAGTTCTGAAATGTCTTCTGCCCCTTTTTTAGAATTTTCTGCGAGTCTTCTTACCTCATCAGCCACCACTGCAAACCCTCTTCCCACATCTCCTGCTCTTGCAGCTTCAATTGCTGCATTAAGTGCCAAAAGATTTGTTTGCTCTGCAATTTGAGTAATAAATCCTGTCATGTTGTCCACTTTTGATAATTCTACTGCTAATTTCTTTACGTCATTTGATGATTCTGATACAATTGATTTCATACTGTCCATTTTGTTCATTCCTTTTTCAGCATCCGCACTGATGGTTTTGCTGATTTCCTCGGATTGTCGCATCATCTCCATGGCTTTTGTCGCATTTTTAGCTACTCCTTGAATTGCTGATGCGATTGATTGTAATGATTGTGATACTTCTTCAACTCCGCTTGTCTGACTTCTTGAGGCTGATTCTAACTGTGTCACTGTTTCACTTAATTCTTCAGATGATGCTACTGCTTGATCAAATGATTTGAGAACCTTTGTTCCCATGCTATTACTATTTGTATTAATATTATCTGTTGATTCCGATTTTAAGATTGTGTTTTCATCGATGATTTTGGTTTTTTGTGTTGACATATTTCATCAATGATAATTTTCTAGTTAATACTTTGTTTGATCATTTAGAACAGATTCTTTCTCAAAAATCTATGTTTTTGAAACATATGCAATATCTGAATCAAACTCCTGGAAGTGGAGCTGTAAAGATGATGCTATCCAAAAAGTCTGCCATAAATTCATTTATTGCAAACATTGAGATTCCTCCTACGACAAGTAATAATCCAATATGAAAGAAGACTGTTTTGTATAGGCCTCCTTGAATAATTTTTATGGCAAATCCGCTAATTATTGATGTCATTATGAGTAAAACTGGCATCAGCATACTCATTAGGACTGGATCTATTGGACTTAATTCAAACGCAGCATTTGAAAGATCTCCTTCTGATAAATCGTTGAATAACTCCGTTAATTTATTCATTAATCCAAATATTGACAACGAGAGAACATGTAAAATAACTACAACTAGTTGAAATGTTGATGCGTTCTGTGCTCTTTTACCTCTTAACTCACTAATTTTTTTTGTAATGTCTGCAACTACATTTCCTACTAGATTCATATCGGCTCCTTTGTATATTGATGTTGAAACAATGTCATTTCCATTTGCAATGATGTGATGTCCTGCTTCAATTGAGAATAATTGGAAACAAATTTTCTGGTCAATTCTATTTTTGATTCTATTCTTTAATCCGTCAATGAATATCTGAATGGTTCCAAAATTACTTCGCATTACTGCCTGTAGTGCTTGCCCCATGGAACCTACTGTGGATAATAATTGTCCAAAATGGAGAATAAATGTAGGATACCATTCAGTGTATGTTGAAATTTTTGATTCTTGTTTTTTTGCAATTATTCCTGGATAAAGTAATGGTATTCCCCCTAACCCTACAGCAAGAATTGGTGATACCATGTTTGTAATTAAAAGTACTGATGAAATTCCAACTGTACCGAAAATTCCTATATACATCTTCATTCGAAATTGTTTTTCAATTGCATCATCTGTGTGTGCTAGTACGTCTCTTGGAAACATGAAAAACATCATTGCTACAAATACTGCCATCCCAATACCCGTGCCCATCATTGAGATAATTAGAATTGTTTCTGAATCCCCAAATCCCATTAACATGCTCATAATAGCGTTTGCAGAAATCATGAATGATGCAGTAGACATTAAAGTGTAAAACATCTCTGAAAATAATTTCTGCGTCTCAAGATTTGCTTCATATTTTATCGAATATGATGCCAATGAATTTTTTAATTCATCTCTAAAAAATGTCTTCAAGTCATCCCCTAATCTTACAACTTGAGATAGTTTTACAAGAAGTAGTTTTGTCGGATCGTCTTTTTGTTTTGAAACTTTTCTTCCCATCATTTCACATGCCGATGCCAATCCATATGACCATCCAACACCCAATCTGTATGTGTCTCTGAATGCATTAGAGTATTTTCCATACTTTGAGTCTTTTCCAGTTTTAAAAAGATCCACTGCTCCAATTTCACCTGTAGAAATACAGTACAACAAGGCAATGAAATAAACAAAATTTTCATCAACTTTACTTCCTGAGGTAAAAAGATTTTTCACATCTTTTACTTTGTTTACCATCATTGTTCCTCGAGCTCCTTTAGATATTCTTCCAACCCCACCTCATTACAATGTGAAATTGCATTGAACACATCATAATAATTGAATATTTTTTTTTCCATCATTTTCTCTAAAATTTTTGCACGTAACTCTAGTTCTTCGTATAATTTTCCCTCATCTTTCTTTTTCATCCCTCTTTTTTCTAATACTTTTGAAATGAATAGTGCACTGCTTCCTTTTCCTTTGAATCTTACTGTATCTGTTCCTGCATCCCAATCAAAAACTGGTATGAACATTACGTTACCCTCATTTGAAATTCCTAAAATTTCATTTATTGATAATACTCGACGAACTCTTTTTCCTTCTGGATTAAGGACCGCTCCTTGGAATAATGCCAAGTTTAAATTTTCCATGTATGTTTTTGGAATGTTAATTGGATCATTTGAGAGTCTTTGAATAAGTGGAACCATGCCTGCTGCGTGAAATGTTGCAATTACAGGGTGACCTGTTTGCATAGCTGCAAATGCTACGTTTCCTTCAGCACCCCTGATTTCTCCTACAAGAATGTAATTGGGTCTCTGTCTTAATGCTGCTTTGAGAAGATCATCCATTGTAACGCTGGAAGCTGCATTTCCCGTGTTTCTAGTGGCCTCTGTAATCCAGTTGTTATGTGGCAGTGTTAATTCAGGAGTATCTTCAATTGTTACTATTTTCCAATTTGCTGGAATGAATGCCGTTAATCCCATCAATGTTGTGGTTTTTCCTGATGCAGTCTCTCCATTTACAAAAAGACTCATTCCTGCTTCTAACATCATCCACAAATATGCAACTTCAGTAAAATTCATGACTCCTGATGTCAGAACTTGAATTATTGATAGTGGTGTACTGGCAAATTTACGTATAGTTGCATTTGTTCCTTTTCTACTAATGTCTTTTCCAAATACTATGTTAATTCTGGAACCATCAGGTAACGTTGCATCGACCACCGGTCTTGCATGCGATATTGTTTTTCCAAACTGTTCTGATAAACTGATAATTAATTCATCAATTGCATCAACACTGAGAAAAACTGGAACTTTTAATGTTCCAAATGCTTTGTGAATTATGTACATGTTTCCAGCTCCAATAATTGAAATATCTTCTAAATTTGGATCATTTAGAAATGGATCTAAAAGTCCAGTCCCTGCTCTTTTTTGCAGAAAATGGTATTTCAGATCAGTTATTTTGTTTGCCTCTACTGGTAGAGTCTTTATTGTAAATGGATCCCCCAATTTAGAATAATCTACCGGATTTGGGGATGATACCAAGGTTTTACTGAGATATTGATCTACCATGTTGAATCTCTCTGTAATTTCTATTGGTGGATCTAACCCTCCAGCTTTTGCAGCAAACACTTTGTCTGCAAATTCCATTAATTCCCTATCTGGTTCATCAGGCTCAATTATTACATATTCATTATATCCGTCATCTGAGGTAGTGTGTGGATTAATGTGGATGAATGTGTCTTCTCCAACTGCATAAATTAAATTTGGTTCTTTCAGTTTTTTGTGTTCAGCTTTTAATTCTTCGGAGAAAAGAGGAAGTGGATTCCCTTTTGCTTGATATGTCTCGAGATAGTTTTTCAGATATGGCTTTTCCTTTATTTTCTGGACAAATTCTGCATCGTTAATTTTTGATATGTCAAAAACCATTTTCTCACCTATGCATTAGCCATTGATATTGGAACAATCTTTATTCCGAAAATCAAATCTACCTCAAAAGCAAAACCTGCTTCTGGCGTATCTGCAGCACCTAATATCTTTATGATTTTTAGAGTCTTTACTTCTTTATCCCCCACTACAACTGTTCCTAATTTGATGTATACGTCTGTAGTTCCAATTATTGCTGTGTTTGTGGCTTGTGAAAAATCAGATGAATGACTCGTTATGATTATTGTTTTTCCCATTGCTACTATTTCTTTGCAAAATGATAGAAAGTCAAGTATTGATTCATTTTTTGAGTTATTTACCATTGGGGAAATTGAATCAATAATTACTCCGTCTACTTTATCTATTTTTTCTAAAATAAATTCTTTAATTGCAGGCAGAATCTTTTCTGTATTGTTATTAGTCCATTTTGCATCTTTGATATACATTGGAACAAAAATTAATTGACTACGAACAAAAGGTTTTGAAAAATTAAATGTGATTGATTTCATTTTTTGAATATGTTGTTTGACTGTATTCTCAATTACACAAAGTAAACTTTTTTTTGATGTAAGTAATCCATTCATTATTTGTGCTGAAATTGCACTTTTTCCAGTTCCATGTGCTCCTTCTATGAATACAAGAGATGGCGAAGGAATTCCTCCTCCAAATTGTCTGTCTATCTCTTCATTTCCTGTAGAAATAATATTAAGCATAAGTACACCTCAAATTGAACACTACGAAAACTATGAGAATTTTCTATTAAAGAAAATGTTTGACTTTTTTGAACAGAACTTAGGCAACAGATCTTGTTTTAGTAGCGACTACACCATTTTGTGTTGCAACTATGACGATTAAATTACTTCCACTTTGTATGCTATTGGATATTTCTACGTCTACCGTAATTGTTTCACCGTTATTGAGGATTTTTGGATCAATAATATCATTTGTCCAAGTACTGATACACCATTCTCCAATATTCGGTGCACATGTAGAATCATAAGTCAAAGTTTCAGTCTGTATTATACCTGCACTATTATATGTGATTATTATATCAAATTTCTCAAATTCCCACAATTTTTCAAGATTTGTGTTTGTAATATCAAAACTAAACGTGGAATCTGTTCCAGGATCATTTGGGATGCTAACATCGATTGATGTTTTGACTAATTTGCTCTCCCAATCAGATGTTTCTGATGATGCATCTGAAAATGAAGCAGCTTTATCTGTTAGTCCTCCAAATGTAAAAATCACAAATGTGATTCCAAACATGATAATTCCACCACTAATTGCATTACTTAATCCCATGATTCATTCCTCAAGGTACCGAGAAAATATAATCATCTGATTCCCCATTCGATATAGTTAATTGAACAAGATATGATGTGTTGCTTTGTAATGCTGTGCCGTCCTGTATTGTGATTTGGATTGTATCGCCTTGAGACCATACAGAATCCACATTTGTTCCATTGAAAATCCATTGTGGTGTGGTGCCTGTTGAATATTCAACAAAATCAACTGAAGTGATAGGTCCAAAATATAGATCCGATGAACCCAGTCCCTTAATTGGTGTCAATCCTGTATTTTTTATCCATGCATTCACTGATGTGTTGTTTAACTGACTAACATGAATTATCTCAAACTTGCTTAGCATTTTGTCTTTTTGAGCTTCTGTTGTTGCGGTATAGTATCCTTCAAACGTTCCAACCTTACTCACGACAATACCTGTAATTAATCCTGCAACTACGATTGATGCAATAATTAAAATCCCTTCACTGATCATTCCTGATGCCATTATTTCACCTCATTTGCAACTGTTTTTTTCAGTAACCCTTCTATCTCTGAATTACTCTCTTCGATTTTCGTTGTTCCATTAGAATTATTTTTTTTGTCAATAAAT
This window harbors:
- a CDS encoding CheR family methyltransferase; this encodes MTESEINTILDKIRMEVRTKTGKNIDDFKAAFLERRIRYRMEINGIVNFDEYLKLLSTNLEEANNLYLAFSINVTQFFRDPHVWEKLEKEIIPNLINKSKVHTVYVWSCGCATGEEPYSVSITLNEALKSRDVKYEIFANDINLDAISRAKKGIYRDANLANINTERRVKYFQKLEYDQYQIKSNISNQIKYENIDMMRIAEKKFHMIFCRNVLIYYDKQRYMEIFKKFADSLTENGILILGQNESMFGTIGNKLFSTLYPKERIYQKREE
- a CDS encoding chemotaxis protein CheC; amino-acid sequence: MNLQKIEIKKLSSTFNDYITEKTCEVFSTLLKEPIQHKLTILENNVNVRNICLTSKQIKLHSVRLNGKGDIHIELLYTLRLEDAMKIASKLLGSEVNMIDEMGESALQEVANILTGSFFNALSKDTGFRIDLSTPTFKEGELEELLSEPTNDVNSNSEDIVIADVLLTGKNSKTEIHMIIIQHPEHAKKLISHDSKDIEENKYSDKSNTNLLGGQNDAIDDLLKNL
- a CDS encoding chemotaxis protein CheA, giving the protein MSENNYREMYVSEALEHIEIMNKTLLQLEEQPENRSYLDQIFRSAHTIKGMASTMNYDDTRELCKNIENIFDNIRKGTEKLTHDLTSALFVCIDLLQQMISDDKLKVDLAPYLKKLESPEQEIQNIPIQESVKATTSPTIRVKMSDLDSVVNLVGELLTSKMQLQQTIENEKHENLKQIVTEIDRLITDLQYQSMQIRLVPIDQIFGRFNRTVRDTSQKLSKKINLSMDGSGIELDRSVLDSITDPLLHILRNCADHGIESPDERTICGKPETGNITLTVSRKGENVLIIINDDGRGIDVDRVKEKAIESGIITQEEAEKISHQEAVQLIGAPGLSTAKEVTDISGRGVGMDVVISQIESVGGTVKINSERGNGTTIELSLPLSLSIIRGLLVVISEEKFAIPLSSITTTLQIKQNEITSLHGTEVIRLRDKIIPLIKLNELFDMKINESDKSKPLTVVIIENDGKNYGLVVDKFERNQEIVIKKLDRNESTNLFSNATILPDGKVALVIDPSTIIQ
- the cheB gene encoding chemotaxis-specific protein-glutamate methyltransferase CheB, translating into MLKEETIPISVGIVNDSNLMRKYISDLINVDEIEIKWTAVNGEDALAKISKRKPDVILLDLEMPTMDGMTFIENMEKMKMMIPTIIVSSFSQDGSKVVLDALENGAVDFVTIPLKDIDDKKLQEELLTKIKISAKSDPIQLITEKIYSLKPSKKIFTKSNSSERLIVIGSSTGGPGMVQKVLSKLPANIAAGILVVQHMPKEFTKQFANRLSEKTGFIVREANEGDEIRDHEILVAPGDYHMIVLPNRRIHLDSSEKRFGVRPSVNMTMVSAAEVYGSNVIGVVLTGMGHDGGFGMKTIKKRGGHTIVQNKETCVIFGMPKAVIDLDAADHVVGINEIPIKIYEEMQNLV
- a CDS encoding chemotaxis protein CheW gives rise to the protein MSTQTVLNETIQVVTFTISEKSSKKGNYAVPIDQVKEIKIVEAITKIPKSKPYVRGVMNLRGKIIPIIDVNKKIGLSNSNTTEIEKQRILVADVNDTLTGLLVDEVNEVLRISTKDVEESPQGAFEENYIKGIAKMNEKLIILVDVSKFLNETKEHIKNDTSMNAKSVEIESEDIVENNNDEIIPEIEAIINQDA
- a CDS encoding methyl-accepting chemotaxis protein, which codes for MSTQKTKIIDENTILKSESTDNINTNSNSMGTKVLKSFDQAVASSEELSETVTQLESASRSQTSGVEEVSQSLQSIASAIQGVAKNATKAMEMMRQSEEISKTISADAEKGMNKMDSMKSIVSESSNDVKKLAVELSKVDNMTGFITQIAEQTNLLALNAAIEAARAGDVGRGFAVVADEVRRLAENSKKGAEDISELVSSLKNSSDKTTGSIEKGNSIVQDAHEVITNILTSIKNISVSISEVVSQMQEISVATEEVSSGTEEATAASEEVLSVAQTNLESFEDIVKAKDKETKSLKDAYKDARTLSEITNVLDSSTIISTTDVDGISDYVNHFFLDISKFPEEELKGEMHRIFKSDWHDEKLFDLLWKTISSGKIFQTYLRNKTKDGKRFWTKTVVSPTFDENNNVKGYVIIGTPITEIMEMTGMEEACRDIDAGKIVKPQIKEIVEKLKKGNIK
- a CDS encoding flagellar assembly protein FlaJ, encoding MMVNKVKDVKNLFTSGSKVDENFVYFIALLYCISTGEIGAVDLFKTGKDSKYGKYSNAFRDTYRLGVGWSYGLASACEMMGRKVSKQKDDPTKLLLVKLSQVVRLGDDLKTFFRDELKNSLASYSIKYEANLETQKLFSEMFYTLMSTASFMISANAIMSMLMGFGDSETILIISMMGTGIGMAVFVAMMFFMFPRDVLAHTDDAIEKQFRMKMYIGIFGTVGISSVLLITNMVSPILAVGLGGIPLLYPGIIAKKQESKISTYTEWYPTFILHFGQLLSTVGSMGQALQAVMRSNFGTIQIFIDGLKNRIKNRIDQKICFQLFSIEAGHHIIANGNDIVSTSIYKGADMNLVGNVVADITKKISELRGKRAQNASTFQLVVVILHVLSLSIFGLMNKLTELFNDLSEGDLSNAAFELSPIDPVLMSMLMPVLLIMTSIISGFAIKIIQGGLYKTVFFHIGLLLVVGGISMFAINEFMADFLDSIIFTAPLPGV
- a CDS encoding type II/IV secretion system ATPase subunit, with amino-acid sequence MVFDISKINDAEFVQKIKEKPYLKNYLETYQAKGNPLPLFSEELKAEHKKLKEPNLIYAVGEDTFIHINPHTTSDDGYNEYVIIEPDEPDRELMEFADKVFAAKAGGLDPPIEITERFNMVDQYLSKTLVSSPNPVDYSKLGDPFTIKTLPVEANKITDLKYHFLQKRAGTGLLDPFLNDPNLEDISIIGAGNMYIIHKAFGTLKVPVFLSVDAIDELIISLSEQFGKTISHARPVVDATLPDGSRINIVFGKDISRKGTNATIRKFASTPLSIIQVLTSGVMNFTEVAYLWMMLEAGMSLFVNGETASGKTTTLMGLTAFIPANWKIVTIEDTPELTLPHNNWITEATRNTGNAASSVTMDDLLKAALRQRPNYILVGEIRGAEGNVAFAAMQTGHPVIATFHAAGMVPLIQRLSNDPINIPKTYMENLNLALFQGAVLNPEGKRVRRVLSINEILGISNEGNVMFIPVFDWDAGTDTVRFKGKGSSALFISKVLEKRGMKKKDEGKLYEELELRAKILEKMMEKKIFNYYDVFNAISHCNEVGLEEYLKELEEQ
- a CDS encoding ATPase domain-containing protein, which translates into the protein MLNIISTGNEEIDRQFGGGIPSPSLVFIEGAHGTGKSAISAQIMNGLLTSKKSLLCVIENTVKQHIQKMKSITFNFSKPFVRSQLIFVPMYIKDAKWTNNNTEKILPAIKEFILEKIDKVDGVIIDSISPMVNNSKNESILDFLSFCKEIVAMGKTIIITSHSSDFSQATNTAIIGTTDVYIKLGTVVVGDKEVKTLKIIKILGAADTPEAGFAFEVDLIFGIKIVPISMANA